Within the Flavobacterium sp. N502536 genome, the region CTCAAATAAAACAGCCCATTTTTAACGAGATGGAACTTTTTGAAAAAAAGTTCCATGAATCGATGACCTCAAAGGTGGCTTTGTTGAATCGTATCACCTATTATATCGTAAACCGAAAAGGGAAACAAATGCGTCCGATGTTTGTTTTTCTAACCGCTAAAATGGTTTCTGAAGGTGTTGTAAACGAGAGAACGTATCGTGGTGCTTCTGTAATTGAACTTATTCATACGGCTACTTTGGTACACGATGATGTGGTAGACGATAGTAACCGTCGTCGTGGATTTTTCTCGATTAATGCGCTTTGGAAAAATAAAATTGCCGTTTTGGTTGGAGATTATTTACTATCCAAAGGACTTTTACTCTCTATAGACAATGGTGACTTTGATTTATTGAGAATCATTTCTGTCGCTGTTCGCGAAATGAGCGAAGGCGAACTACTTCAAATCGAAAAAGCCAGAAGACTCGATATTACCGAAGAGGTTTATTACGAGATCATCCGAAAGAAAACTGCAACACTTATTGCAGCCTGTTGTGCACTTGGGGCAAAATCGGTAATTGAAGACGATGCTCAGGTCGAAAACATGAGAAAATTTGGCGAACTTATCGGAATGGCTTTTCAAATCAAAGATGACTTATTTGATTATAGCGAAGAAGCCATAGGTAAACCAACCGGAATCGATATTAAAGAGCAAAAAATGACTTTGCCCTTAATTCACGTATTAAATACTTGTACCCCGCAAGAAAAAAAGTGGTTGATAAACTCCATCAAAAACCACAATAAAGACAAAAAACGCGTCAAAGAAGTTATTGCTTTTGTAAAAGGGAATAACGGATTGGCTTATGCCGAACAAAAAATGGTGCAATTTCAGCAGGAAGCGCTTTCTTTATTAGAGAACTTTTCGGATTCTGAGTTTAAAGATGCCCTTGTTTTAATGGTAAACTACGTTATAGAAAGAAAGAAATAATCTTTTTTTAATTAAATAATTAGGAAATTTGTTAATTAGATAATTGATTTACTTTGTTGTATATCAGTGGCTTATTTGTGTTTGTTGGAATTTGGATTTTTTTTATTGAAATTTTTCACTATTTCATGCAACCATTTCAAAACGTTATGCGTCTATGCTAATAGAAGTCTGTTACTAAACCAAAACCAAATGCTTATTAATGAAAATTATTCACCTACATCAGGAAGAAACTGAAATTATAAGGTTGGCAGTCGATAATAATCGACAGGCACAACAGCAAATATACAGTCGGTTTTCTTCAAAAATGTTAAGTGTTTGTCGACAGTATATAAAAGACATTCAACTGGCAGAAGATGTAATGATAACCGCTTTTATGAAAGTGTTTACAAATTTAAGCAGATTTGAACATAAAGGAAGTTTTGAAGGATGGGTCAGGCGGATTATGGTGAACGAATGTATCTCTTATTTGAGAGTTCAGAAAAAAGTAAAATTTAGTGAAGAAGAAATTTACATCGAAGAAAGTTTCAACGCAATTGACAGTCAGTTTTCGATAGATCAGATTCAGTTTTTAATTGATGCTTTGCCCGACGGTTATAAAATGGTTTTTAATTTATATGCCATAGAAGGATACAAACACAATGAGATTGCCAAGATGTTGGGGATTAATGAAGGGACATCGAAATCGCAATTATCGCACGCCAGAAAGATGCTGCAAACACAAATTACAATTTTAAAAAGACAAGATAATGGAACCGAATAATTTTGAAAAGGATTTCCGTGAAAAACTAAATCAGCGTAAAATAGAACCAAGCGATAAAGCCTGGGATCGATTGGATGCGATGCTGAGTGTTGCTGAGGACAAGAAAACAACGATTGACCTTCGTTCACGACAAACCGGGAAAAAGAAATGGATGTATGTTGCGGCAAGTTTGGTTGGGTTTTTACTGGTTGGAACCTTCTTCTTTAATCAGAAGAAAAACGCAGACCAAATGCCAAAAGAAGCAATTGTTATTGAAGAAAATGCAAAAAAAGACTCTGTTGTACAGCCGGCTTTAAATATACAGGAGGCGGTTAAAGACGCAGTAGCAATTTCAAAAGAAAAAGAAGTTAGGAATGCAATTAAACCAGAAAACCATCAAATTTCAAAACCATATAAAACCATTAAAAATGAATCAAATCAAATAGCGGAGTCTTCAATCATCATCAAAAACAATCCCAAAAAACAATCAACGCTTACCCAGACCTTAGTTGGGGAGCAGCCTAAAAAAGAAACGGTAGAGCAGCTGTTGCAATCGCCAGAAAAAACGGTTGTCGCTGAAAATTCGGTCAAACCAAAATCAAAACTAAGAGTCAATGCTAGTGACTTGCTGAATCAGGTCGATGGCGAACTGGAACTGTCGTTTCGTGAAAAAGTAATTACAAAAGTCAATAAAAATTACGAAGCGGTAAAAGTGGCTTTGGCCAATCGAAACCAGCAGGAATAAAGTTTCAAGATCCAATCGGGAGCGCTCGGGTTGGGGGAAAATCAAAAAATCAAAAATCAAAACCATAATTCCGACAGCTGTCGGGCAGGCTTTTAGTGCCAATTCCGAATCAAATTAATAAGGTATAAATCATCAATCAACAATCAATTTTAAAAAGAAAACAGTCATGAAAAAATTTACCATTCACCTCGTTATTTTAGTCTTCTTATTTGTGAGTAAAGTACTCGGACAGGAGACTTTTGAATCAAGAGCTAAAAAAATAGCCCATAAAATAGAAAAGGTTACCAAAGAAGAAAAAGAAAATTTGAAAGTAGAAGTTGAAGCTGTAAATGTGCAATTATCCGAAGGGAAAATTACTCACGAGCAAGCGGACAAGCGCAAAAAAGAACTGGCAGAAGCCAGAGCGGTAATTATCGAAGAAAAAGTAACGGCAGCACAAAACGAACTAAGTGATCTGGTACAGCAAAAAGTTGACGGAAAGATCAAAGAACAGGATTCTTCACGTATTTATACCATTCGCTGGAATACGAAACGCAGGAGTAAAGATTCTATCCACGGTGAGCGAAGAACCACATCACAATTTGTATTTGCAGCAGGATTGAATAATATGATGGTTGATGGTAAATTACAGGATTCTAAATATAGGTTTACAGGATCGCATTTTTACGAATGGGGATTTACCTATAATACCAGGTTAATGAAAAACGATAATTTGTTGCACGCTAAATACGGATTGTCTTTAATGTATAATAATATTCGCCCGAGAGATAATAAATATTTTGTAGTCAATGGAAACCAGACAGAATTGCAAACCAATGCGATTCATTTAGATGAATCCCGTTTTAGAAATGTGTACATCGCAGTGCCAATTCATTTAGAGTTTGACTTTTCAAGACCAAAAGTAAGCAACGGAAAAACCTATTTCAGAACCCACGATAGCTTCCGTTTTGGAATCGGAGGTTATGCAGGAGTCAATGTAAAATCAAAACAAATTCTAAAATATGATCAGGACGATTTAGATTATAAAACCACAATAAAAGGAGATTATAATGTGGATAATTTTATTTACGGATTGAGTTCTTACATTGGTTATAAAGAAATGAGTTTGTATTTGAAATACGATTTAAACCCGTTGTTTAAAAACAATACCGTAAAAGAAAATAATATTTCATTGGGGTTAAGATTTGATTTTAATTAAGAATACAATTGATTAGTTAGTGAGAAGAGCGTTTCGAAAGAAGCGCTTTTTTTTGTTTAAAATTGCCTGATTTCATGGGGGATTTGTGTACTTTTACAGACTTCAAATTTTATAAATATTTTACGTTTTGATTTCACAAAGTACAATTGATTCTGTTTTTGAAACTGCTCGTGTAGAGGAGGTTATTGGTGATTTTGTTAATTTAAAACGAGCCGGAAGTAACTTCAAAGGCTTAAGTCCGTTCTCAGATGAGCGCTCTCCGTCGTTCATGGTATCACCTGCAAAAGGAATCTGGAAAGATTTTAGTACCGGAAAGGGAGGGAATTCAGTCAAATTCCTGATGGAACACTCGCAGTTCACCTATCCGGAGGCGATTCGATACCTGGCAAAAAAATACAACATAGAAATAGAAGAAACGGAGCAGACCGATGCTGAAAAAGCGATGACTGATGTCCGTGAAAGCATGTATCTGGTTTCGGAATTTGCCAAAGAATATTTTCATAAAACACTTCTCAATTCAGAAGAAGGAAAAGCAATTGGACTTTCTTATTTTAAAGAAAGAGGTTTTACCAATGAGACCATCAAAAAATTTAGTTTAGGTTATTCGCCGGAAACCTGGGATGCCCTTACCAAAGAAGCTTTGGGTAAAGGATACAAACTGGAGTTTCTGGAAAGCACGGGTTTAACAATCGCAAGAGAAGATCGTCCGTTTGACAGGTTCAAGGGGCGTGTTATGTTCCCTATTGAAAGTATGTCCGGGCGTGTTTTGGGTTTTGGAGGGCGTATTTTAACCAATGATAAAAAAGCGGCAAAATATTTAAACTCTCCAGAAAGTGATATTTACCATAAAAGTAAAGTGCTTTATGGAATTTTTCAGGCAAAACAGGCCATCGCGAAGCAAAACAATTGTTATTTGGTTGAAGGGTACACCGATGTAATTCAGTTTCATCAGGCCGGAATCGAGAACGTTGTGGCTTCATCGGGAACCGCTTTAACACCCGATCAGATTCGTTTGGTCAATCGATTAACGCGAAATATAACCGTTCTTTTTGATGGGGATGCTGCCGGATTACGAGCTTCCGTTCGAGGAATCGATTTGATTCTGGAAGAAGGTATGAACGTAAGAGTTTGTGCTTTTCCTGACGGAGAAGATCCGGACAGTTTTGCGCGTAAAAATTCGCATGATGATCTTGTTGCTTATTTAGAAGAAAACAGTAAAGATTTTATACAGTTTAAAGCCTCTCTTTTGATGAAAGAGGCTAAAAACGACCCTATAAAAAAGGCCGATCTGATTCGGGATATGGTCAATAGTATTGCTAAAATTCCGGACCGCATTCAGCGTGAAGTTTATACGCAGGAATGTGCCAGAATTATGGATATTTCTGAGCAGGTTTTGGTGAGTACTTTGGCGCAGCTCATTCAAAAGGATATTGCCGAAGTCAATAAAAAACAAAAGCAGGAACAAAAGCCTTTTGAAGTTTTCAGGAATCAAAGTCCAAAAAATACCGGCTATTCAGGAGGTGATCCCGATGATCCAAGAACTGGACCGCCCGAAGATTATTATCCGGGAGAGCCTGGATTTGCTCCACAGGAATCGGCTGAAAAAGTGGATATTTTATACCGTTTAGAACGTAAAGTAATTGAGATTTTATTGCTTTATGGAGATAAAACGGAAGAATTTGAAGATGTACTTTTGAAAAACAACGATGAAGGCGAAGTTGTAATGGTCTCTGAAATGAGAGAATACAAAGTGTATGAGCGTATTTATTTGAGTTTACAGGAAGATGAAGTAGAGCTTTCGAACAATTTGTTCCGTGACATCTTTACCGATTTAATTGGGTTTTACAATCAGAATGAAAAATTCAGTCTTGAACAATATTTAATGCGTTTGCAGCCTGACTTTGCTCAGGAGGTTACGGATATTTTAATGGAAGATGAAAAGTTAGCCCTGCACGATTGGGAAGGTCAGAACATTTTTTCTAAAATGAAACACGAAACCATTGCGCAGTATGTTACCGAAACGATTATGTCGATGCGTTGGTTTTTGGTTGATAAAATCATCCATGAATTAAAAAGCTCTATAAAACCTGATAATTCAGATAATACAGAGCTTTTGTCTATGGTTGTCGATTACTCAAAATTAGTTAACTCATTCTCGAAAAAACTGGGTAGAGTAATGTCGAGATACCATTAAATAATTTCTAAAGTCTTAGCTTTGTTTACTAAGTCAACTAAATTAGTAACATTTAATTTAGTCAATAATCTTAATTTGTAAGTACTGATTGTTTTTTCGTTCAGATTTAAGATTTTAGAGATTTCATTGTTTTTCTTACCATCACTTAAGTAACGTAAAACTTCGATCTCGCGATTTGAAAGTTTTCTGTACAAACGCTCGCTTTTGCTTTGTTTAGCAATAAGCGCCATGTTTTTGCGTACTGTTTCGTTGATGATAATTTTTCCTTCGTGTACCTTAATAATAGAAAGACCTAAAGTTTCAAGTTTTTCTGTTTTGTGTACGTAACCGGAAACTCCTGCTTTGATAGCATTTGGAGCATACATTTGTTCAGCGAGGTCACTAAAAATTACAATTTTTGTTTTTGGGAAATTTTTCAGGATGGATTTTACTTCAAAAATACTTGAAAGTC harbors:
- a CDS encoding polyprenyl synthetase family protein encodes the protein MNITSQIKQPIFNEMELFEKKFHESMTSKVALLNRITYYIVNRKGKQMRPMFVFLTAKMVSEGVVNERTYRGASVIELIHTATLVHDDVVDDSNRRRGFFSINALWKNKIAVLVGDYLLSKGLLLSIDNGDFDLLRIISVAVREMSEGELLQIEKARRLDITEEVYYEIIRKKTATLIAACCALGAKSVIEDDAQVENMRKFGELIGMAFQIKDDLFDYSEEAIGKPTGIDIKEQKMTLPLIHVLNTCTPQEKKWLINSIKNHNKDKKRVKEVIAFVKGNNGLAYAEQKMVQFQQEALSLLENFSDSEFKDALVLMVNYVIERKK
- a CDS encoding RNA polymerase sigma factor yields the protein MKIIHLHQEETEIIRLAVDNNRQAQQQIYSRFSSKMLSVCRQYIKDIQLAEDVMITAFMKVFTNLSRFEHKGSFEGWVRRIMVNECISYLRVQKKVKFSEEEIYIEESFNAIDSQFSIDQIQFLIDALPDGYKMVFNLYAIEGYKHNEIAKMLGINEGTSKSQLSHARKMLQTQITILKRQDNGTE
- the dnaG gene encoding DNA primase; its protein translation is MISQSTIDSVFETARVEEVIGDFVNLKRAGSNFKGLSPFSDERSPSFMVSPAKGIWKDFSTGKGGNSVKFLMEHSQFTYPEAIRYLAKKYNIEIEETEQTDAEKAMTDVRESMYLVSEFAKEYFHKTLLNSEEGKAIGLSYFKERGFTNETIKKFSLGYSPETWDALTKEALGKGYKLEFLESTGLTIAREDRPFDRFKGRVMFPIESMSGRVLGFGGRILTNDKKAAKYLNSPESDIYHKSKVLYGIFQAKQAIAKQNNCYLVEGYTDVIQFHQAGIENVVASSGTALTPDQIRLVNRLTRNITVLFDGDAAGLRASVRGIDLILEEGMNVRVCAFPDGEDPDSFARKNSHDDLVAYLEENSKDFIQFKASLLMKEAKNDPIKKADLIRDMVNSIAKIPDRIQREVYTQECARIMDISEQVLVSTLAQLIQKDIAEVNKKQKQEQKPFEVFRNQSPKNTGYSGGDPDDPRTGPPEDYYPGEPGFAPQESAEKVDILYRLERKVIEILLLYGDKTEEFEDVLLKNNDEGEVVMVSEMREYKVYERIYLSLQEDEVELSNNLFRDIFTDLIGFYNQNEKFSLEQYLMRLQPDFAQEVTDILMEDEKLALHDWEGQNIFSKMKHETIAQYVTETIMSMRWFLVDKIIHELKSSIKPDNSDNTELLSMVVDYSKLVNSFSKKLGRVMSRYH
- a CDS encoding response regulator transcription factor is translated as MIKVCLADNHPVTHFGVKSYFKDHDQISIVANVGNFSMVRDILQTKEIDILILDLELEGLSSIFEVKSILKNFPKTKIVIFSDLAEQMYAPNAIKAGVSGYVHKTEKLETLGLSIIKVHEGKIIINETVRKNMALIAKQSKSERLYRKLSNREIEVLRYLSDGKKNNEISKILNLNEKTISTYKLRLLTKLNVTNLVDLVNKAKTLEII